DNA from Triplophysa dalaica isolate WHDGS20190420 chromosome 9, ASM1584641v1, whole genome shotgun sequence:
TGTAATCGAAAGTCATTTAAGCAGGTATTCAATTGTAACATGTCTTGCAGCTTACTTCTCACACATTCGGTTCTCTGCAGGGCTTTGTGCCAAATACTGTCGCCCTCCAGCACTGTCTTTCCCTGCTTCTCCTTGAAAGTCACACCTTCCCTCTCAGAATCTGTGCAGACATGCCCTGGATCCTGTTGGCCAGATTCATAGGCACCTTAAAGGTACACAGATGCATCTTGACAGCACGTTATGTTCTCAGGAATCAGGCACAAAGTATGTGAGAGGTAATGCTCACGTAAGTTTCATGTGTCAGTGTTTTggtctgttctgtttttttacgCTCTTGGAGTCATCTTTAAGAAGAACTTGAATAATAAACATTACAGAAGGGAAGATCAGGGAGTGTAACGTCATATCATATTTCTCCACTGTATAGACactacacaaaaacagcatcCCTGTTTTGTTGTCCCAATGTTGTCTGGAGTAAAAATCATTTGTACTTTAAACAGATGAACTTTGACACATTTCTTTATTGACACATGctatttaagaaaaaagatcACATGTAAGATAGATCTGAAAAGCAGAGCGAGGGAATAACAGACCCATGTTCAAACATCTCATTAAGTGATTTGTTAACCTAACAGACAACTGAGCCTACAGGAAAAATACACAGATAAATGATAACATGCATAGGGGATTTCTACAACATTCAGAAAACTGGTGGCTTTCAAACTGACGTTTTCATTAACTGTACACAAGGAAGAGCAGCACTTAAagagataattcacccaaaaaaaataattctgtcataatttacacatcgtcttgtcatttcaaaccttaataacttttctgtgaaacacaaaagaagatattttgaagaatgttggtaactggcacccatgcccttgcattggttttgtgtgtgtacagtagaagtgaatgggtcccAACACTGTTcagttacaaactttcttcaaaatatattattttgtgttctgaggaagcAAGAAATTCAGacggtttgaaatgagaagaggaaagaggtgagtaaattataacagaatttttattttatttttagaatgagagaatgacagaattttcattttgcagtatcatttatttagtataacgaatcatgttttttttgttattttgttcatatttcGTCTTTAGTCGCATTGGAGAATTTCTCAGATCATGGTTAAAATTCTCAAAGCTTCTTATTCAACTTCATCTTCAATACAGTTATCTGCTGTTTCCTATACAGTATTTTGTCATgctgattacatttacatttagtcattactCATTTAgttgacgcttttatccaaagcgacttacagagagttcagggagcaataagcgatatgtcatacaggagcaataatacaacagGTGCTAacacaaagttactagtttcatcaaaagccagaacaatatCTGTTGAGAGAATACCCATATGATTAAAATACCGTAGTGACCAAAAGTGATATCTACCTTTGAACAGTTGTCATCtttgatctttatttaaatatttgatcaaatatgtatataaaaattgTATGCATGTTGCATATGGGTTTGTCAAGAGTATAGACAACAGCTCAGCTATGAGAGGAATTTAAGAATGCTTGGCAAATTACACACAACATGTGCAAAGACATTACCACAAGAGAGGATAAACAGCTACTTTGAATATTAATTGATATGCTGTGGTTTGAAATACCTTGTGTCTCATGTTTTGTCCTTATATTATGAAGGTTTTATCTAACCTGGGGGTTATCCAGAAGTAAAGCCAGAAGTAATTCCCCCTGGACATTACTTCTGGCCACTACTATATACGGGtttagttgacaaataaactgcacatgtgtcctatggtgtgaaaTAGCAAAAacctaagaaaaaaaattacaacgAGGATCTCTTCCCTATTTTATATTAAGTATAAATATGaatgatataaaataagaaactaaaagtttgttttcaaaaattttGCTGTCTCACATAAGACACATGGTACTGTGTGGTTTATGTGTCAACCAGCATATGCTCAGAATACATCTTCATTTATTACATAAGACATTAAGAGTTTAAAGGGCCACTGTTAGATAAAACAACATGTTGCTAATCACACAGGTTGCTTTTAAGAAACTCgatataaatatttacttttgagAGGATAAGTTTCAGGTTCTGGCAAGTAATTCCTAGAGGGGTGCACCCACTGTACTGATTTGTAAATGATAAAGATGATCTGAGAAATGCAACAAAACaactgagaaaaactgtaataagcTATTATATAAGACAGCATGGTTTGATATTTGCAGCTTAACAAAAACAGCTAAAACATTATCTTAAACTATCTTAAACAACTGCCCAACTGTTGATCTACACTCGCcctaaattaaaaaagaagcTGGACAAATGCTAATGCATTAATATCCTAAATATCCTCTGAAAACAGTGAGGGGTTGCAGATGTAGGTTTCTTTGTGGCCCTCATCTTCTTCCAGCAGTTTCTCAAGGGCTAGAGACCCCTCAGGGGCCTGCGGGGGCTTTTCCTGCTCTGGTTCTGGCGAGAATACAGGCAAAGTCAGGGGCACAGGGAAGAGCTGGGGGCCAGATAGTGCTGTTGGCATTGACGGTGCCTGCATGACGGGGCAAGAGATCGTAGATAATGACTGGGCCCATGGAATGTAAGTTAAGTCTGGGACCTCTACCTGAGGCAGAGTTGAGTTGGAGGTGCTCACGGCCTAATAAGAACAAGATAAGAGGTTAATGAACGTCTATTAAAACAACATATGAAAGACAGCCATTAAGAGATATCAGTGCCTTGGTTTGTGACTTACCCCAAGGTTGGTGAAGAGAGGCGTGTGTCCTAAGGTAAACATGGAGGAAGGGCCCACCACGGTGTAACTGGGACAGATCGGCTGAACGTACATATCAGCCGTGTGGGAGTGGAGGGTGGGGTCCTGCTGTTGGCAGTCTGTTGGAGACCAGTGACTTAGAGGCTGTAGAGCAGTCGTGCTGGTGGTCTGGGCGATCCATCCAGTGCAGAGCCCCCCGACATCCATCACCGAATCATTGAGGCCAGTCTGAGTGGCTTCTGTGAAAGTCCCTGTCAGAACAGAAATGCAGCATGAATGCATTTCTTAACAAACAAAGTaactaaacatttacatgttaCTTACCAGCATGTGTGTATGAAGGCAAAGTGTTGTTGGCAACCATCATCTGGAAACCAGTACAGAGAAAATGTGTATCAGTAtcatttttatatcttttacAGTAGTACACTTAATTTATTAAAGAGATTGCAGGCCCACATCCAGCAATgaatcatttactgaccctgcTGACTCCATTTCTTTGGACCACAAGGAACAAAAGTTGAGAATGTCACTGTTATTTCTTATTTCACACAGTGAAAGTAAATATTGACTGAGGCTTTCAGTTACTAACCTTTTGCtgcttatattttattttatttttctgccaGTCATACGGGTTTAGAGAATGGTGAGTACATGCAGACCATAAACATCTTTCTCATCGGTttacaaataaatttaaaatatgagaTGTTTTCTACCTGCGGGTATAGTGACTGGAGTCATGGAAATCTTTGGACTTTGTTTTACAATCTTTGATTGGAATTTTAGGAAGTATTGTACTGAAAACAACACATATTTATGCACATTACTTTGGTTAAATATATTGGCAAcactttaagtttattttatttttatgttcacTTTAATGTAACTTCTGAATGCCATTACtttttaatagaaataataaCAATCGATATTGATCATTCAGCTTAATAGTTAAACAGACTCCTTAACATATACCTCaactcttaaagagacagttcacccaaaataaatactgtcttcatttactcactctctatatctaaataaatttctttgtcataatgaacacagataaatatatctggaagaatgcttgtccAAAaagtttttggccaccattgactaacataggaaaaatgacaatgtcaaaagtgccccagaacagtttgatgttctacattcttcaaaatattaaatgttatgttcaacagaacgaagacatgtataaagcaatttgtCATGGAAGGCATGAACAAAAATCATACAACACCAAGATCATGGGGTGGAACCCATAGATTGCACATtctcataaataaaatgtattatccaatgtaagtcacttaggataaaagtgtctaccaaatgcgtaaatttaaaattaaatgcaaacacaataatttaaacattctgtactaaaaaGCAAGGGCATGTAAACTTTCCAATGTGGCTGTTTTTAAACGGTGGGGTGATTGTGATAATTCGGGCAGTTCTAcataaaaatgcacttttattaTTGAGATTTAGTAGATTCTGCAAAGGAATCAAATCTCAGGAACCCAACTAAATTTATAACCGTTAGCCTACTGAAGCGATGTCTTTTAGTTAGGGATTTGCGAGACTAATCGACTAGTCGTTTAAACGGTAAGCTCCTACTGGTCGACATTGAAAAAGTAGATTACAcgaaaacattacacacaatgtCATATCAAAGTggcataaaaataatttcactgGAGTAACCACATTGGGATGTTATTGACGCGATGCCGCAAATGCGGACGAAAGCGCGGAATGCATGCATAAAACGAAAAAGTAGATAAAGATCTAAAGCTACACACAGTTATGTTAACAATTACTTAATATTAAATAGccatatattcatattttaattttatgaaagATTGATTATTAGATGATTTCACCTTGTTGATTTCCCTAATTATAACTTGAAGGCTACTTTAATTGCCACATAattcattcaacatcatttaaaacaacaaataatgaaacTTTCCTTTTTAAGATCTTAattaatttttgttaaatattttatgttttatgatttCAGTGTTATAAACACAATTCtactaaaattgtatttaatttgatcactaaaatgtatttaaattgtaGAGTCCAAAAATACTCACTTAAAGgtgaaataaaattgatttcGCACAGTCTACATATTTTAAAGCTAGGCACAGACCagccaaagcaaacaaatgctCATCGCGTCACTTCGTGCAGCCGCTAAAACGATCCTGTCTGGGTTGACGCATCAGCAAATGCAGAAATATTAATGATCATAAAGTAAGGAAAGTGGAACACATATTGCTGTTTTAGCTACATTAGACATTGGATATGAACAATTCGATTAATAGCCTATATTATTaagtctttaaaatgtaatacataGGCCCTACGCAAAGATTTTGGACCGCCTTCTGGGCCATTCTTCGTTTTAGACTAGGTCGACTACACGGTTACAAACTTTCGTTTAAACAACTGTCAACTTCGCACATCTTCGCAAAGATGTTCTGCAAATCCAACACTTGACCCCACAAAGACAGTCAAGAGTCTTCAGTGCTCTTTTGCATACATGATGTGAACTTTGTGCATATTATGGGTTGAGATTAAGTTTgcgaaatacaaaaaaaagttgtttcacAGGTGTCCAGCCATTAGTCTGAGAAATAGTCAACTTCTAAACAGATAGTCTAAAGGTTTACTACCATCAAGAACAATTAATACgattcattttcaaaattatttgcatGTCAGAACAAGTGGTTCCACTAAAATTTCACCTAAAACGACGACAGGGACTTTTGTCTCAGACCCACACCTGGTAGATTGGATCAAGGCGTATCCTGCTGTGGCCCCCAGCGCAACAATGAGAGAGCTGCTTATAAACTTGCCTctcaaacagagagagagtggtGTTGAATGAAATCGCAGGGAAGAGACCCTCCAAAAACAGAGTTATGACACTCGATCTCACCACCGTGTGGTCACGTGGTTCATGGAGCGCTCAAtagtttttaaacaaatccaTGTGAATGGATTTTAGCGGGACAGACAACAGCAACTATATTTGCAAACATTTAGCTAAATATATTGGCACATTGTGTACACTGAATTCTACGTTGACTACATGTATAGCAGCCATTTATGTTAGAATATAAAAACATGCCCTTATTTCACTAAGTGTACAGGAAAAGAGTTTGGGAGACATTAAAATCAATGGACTTTAATTCAGTGTTTGAAACTATTCCATGCCACGAGTTACTTCCGTATTCGATTCTTCCAACGGACGTTTATGCGAGTGTCGTAACTCTGCTTTCGACGGCTCTGGCAGAGACCACGTGCAGGGGCTGGTTTACAGATAACCTAAAGTAACAGAAGCAGATAAGAGATGATCTAGATGTCGTTTGGGGTTTTAATCATGTCTGTAGGGCTACTTGGAGAGCAATTAGAAACTCAAGTGTTATTGGCTTCTGGTGACTAGCTTTGTACAGAAACCTCAAGCGGTACAATATAGATGTTGGTGTTTTGAAATCTAATGGGGTATCTATTTTTTCAGTCTTTCCACAGTTGAAAGCTTTTAATAATTACTCTCGCTTttcagtaattattttttactttttatgtgAATTTAATGTGCGAACGAGGctactgtgtgtttatgtttttatgtgttgtcAGGTACAATTAGAAGGTTGGTAGGCAAGCCTCTTGGCATGTCTACAAACTGATTTGCATAGGCCCTCTGCCCAGCCCTCTGGCTGTATAGGGGAATAGTTTAactgacacagaaaaacacctgGATTATATAAAACCAAAATCCCCCTTAGAGTTTGAATCTCTGTAATCCTGTCTTTCTGCACTCAGTAATGCCCAGTAATACCACACTTTGGGTCAGTGATGCTCATTTTTTTCAACCAGGTCTATATTAAGACAAATCTCAAAACAATGCTgtaaataaaattcaaaatattataatattttaaggaGCAAGAAAGATAGATCTTAAAGACCTAAAATGCAAAATGCAGTTGTGGTCAGATTTTTATGATTTCATTTCAgctttttatttgatgtattgtATAGCACTTCGGTCAATCTTatcatatttatgaaaaatatacataaaaatgatgGGTTGTCATAAAGGCATGAAAGggttcataaatacatttacatttaagcatttggaaTA
Protein-coding regions in this window:
- the LOC130429056 gene encoding POU domain class 2-associating factor 1 isoform X3; this translates as MMVANNTLPSYTHAGTFTEATQTGLNDSVMDVGGLCTGWIAQTTSTTALQPLSHWSPTDCQQQDPTLHSHTADMYVQPICPSYTVVGPSSMFTLGHTPLFTNLGAVSTSNSTLPQVEVPDLTYIPWAQSLSTISCPVMQAPSMPTALSGPQLFPVPLTLPVFSPEPEQEKPPQAPEGSLALEKLLEEDEGHKETYICNPSLFSEDI
- the LOC130429056 gene encoding POU domain class 2-associating factor 1 isoform X1, translating into MGKYASASKPYQGVRVKDPVKELLRRKRGNGTRPAPLTTTMMVANNTLPSYTHAGTFTEATQTGLNDSVMDVGGLCTGWIAQTTSTTALQPLSHWSPTDCQQQDPTLHSHTADMYVQPICPSYTVVGPSSMFTLGHTPLFTNLGAVSTSNSTLPQVEVPDLTYIPWAQSLSTISCPVMQAPSMPTALSGPQLFPVPLTLPVFSPEPEQEKPPQAPEGSLALEKLLEEDEGHKETYICNPSLFSEDI
- the LOC130429056 gene encoding POU domain class 2-associating factor 1 isoform X2 — its product is MGKYASASKPYQGVRVKDPVKELLRRKRGNGTRPAPLTTTMMVANNTLPSYTHAEATQTGLNDSVMDVGGLCTGWIAQTTSTTALQPLSHWSPTDCQQQDPTLHSHTADMYVQPICPSYTVVGPSSMFTLGHTPLFTNLGAVSTSNSTLPQVEVPDLTYIPWAQSLSTISCPVMQAPSMPTALSGPQLFPVPLTLPVFSPEPEQEKPPQAPEGSLALEKLLEEDEGHKETYICNPSLFSEDI